Sequence from the Fibrobacter sp. genome:
GAGTGGTTCCAGTCCTGGAGATGCAGTTCTGGGTAAAGAATATGAAAAGATAATACAGAAAGATCCTCTGATGCTTCTGGCGAATTATTCCTGCGGTCAGGCTTTTTTCAGGGCTGGAAAGTATGACAAATCGGCAAAATACCTGAAGGAACTTCTTGATCTTATCCCGATGCACTCAGATCTGTTTCTGATGTTGACAAAGAGTTACAGGCTCAGTGGGCGGTATGAAGACGCATTGAATGTGATAGCAGGATACGAGAGGAATCAGAAATTAGATGTGGAGTTTCTGGTGGAGAGGGCACTTGCTTATGAAGGAGCAGGGCATGATAGTTATGCATTTAAGGTTCATACACAGGTTCTTGCGCTCAATCCAAAGCAGTCACAGTCACTCCATTTCATGGCCAGACAGAAAAACAAGGCATCCCGTTTCAAGGAAGCATTCGAATATGCAAATAAGATGGTGGTTTCTGATCCTGGAAACGGGTATGGGTATTTTGAACGGGGCAAGAGTTTTCTCGGAGGAAAGCAGGAGCAGAAGGCGCTTGCTGATCTGGAAAAAGCTGCCAAAATGCTTCCGGATGATGCTTCTGTTCAGGAGCTTCTTGCAGATCTTTACCTTAAAAAGCAGCTTTACAAAGAAGCGGTTACCCATTTTCGGAATGCGCTCAGGACAAATCAGAATGATCTTGAGCTTTACCTGAAAACGGCTACTGCACTGGAGAGTAATAAAAATGTTACTGAAGCGCTGAATCTGCTTACGGGTATATCAGTTAAATTCAGCGGCAATGCGATGCTTTACAAGGCTACCGGTCTTCTGCAGTTCAAGACTGGAAACCTCAATGATGCGATTGTAAATCTGGAGAAATATGTGAAGGCTTATCCCAATGACGGGGAGGTGTTCAGGACTCTGGGAAATATCTACTCTCTGAAATCGGATTTTTCCAGGGCTGTTGATGCCTACAAAATGGCCATGCCTTTACTGAAAGAGAAAAATGTCTGCAGGATGCCGATTGCAGAAATTTATATCCAGCAGAAAAATTACTCTGCTGCCCGGAAAATGCTGAATGAAATTCTGGCGGAAAAACCGGGAAAGGGCGCTCATCTGATGATGGGGGAGGTGCTGACCCATCAGGGAGAACTGAAGTCTGCTCTCTCTCATCTGGAAAAAGAGCGTTCACTGCATGGAAACAGTGTTGTTGTTCAGGAGAAAATCGCTCAACTCTATTTCAAGCAGAATTTCCAGTTTCCTGCAAAGACTGAATTTACAAAGCTTATAAACCTCTCTCCTTCACATCCTACCGCCTATTACTACCTGGCTGTTCTGAGTCTCAGAGAGAAAAACAGGGCAACAGCCGAAAATTTTCTGAAAAAAGCGGCTGCACTGGGGCCGGGTGATGCTGCTATTTATGAGCAAATCGGTGATGCTTATCTGAAAATGGGAGTAGGCAATAAAGCTGTGGAATCATTCGAGAAGGCGCTTTCTTTTAATGGTAAAAATGTGGAGATCCTTTTAAAGCTGACAAGTGTATACGAAAAAGAGGACAATGACAGCATGGCGGCAGAGAGCTGTATCCGTCTTTTCAATGTTGACAACACAAAGCATTCAGGATATCTTGCCCAGGCTGGCCATCTGTTCAGGAAAATAAAGATGGATAAAAAGGCTGCGGATGCGTACTCGCTTTTCCTCAGCAGGGGATTCAAGGATTTCAATGTGAATTCCAATTATGCCATGATCATGTACGAAAGCAAGGACTACAAAAAAGTCATTTCACTGCTTAAGATGGCAGGTATCAGCATGCTTCAGAACGGGAATGTGCTGATGATACTTGCTGATTCCTATTGTAAAGAGGGGCGGTACGAAGACGCGATTCCTCTCCTGTCAAAACTTCTGGCTTCAGGCCAGGAAAGCAGGGAGGTAATGGAATTGTCTGCAGTTGCATACGAGAAAACAGGCGATACTCTGAGTGCGATCTCTTTTTATGAGAGATTCCTCAGATTTCCCTTACAGGACAAGGATGCCGGTATTCTTTACCATCTCGGAGAACTTTATGAAAGTAAAAAGATGGACTCAAAGGCTATCGCCAGGTATGAGGCGAATATAAAGGAAATTCCTGATGATCTGAGGAACCACTGGCAGTTGGGAAATCTTTACATCAGCTCAAAGCAATGGGAAAAAGCAAGGATAATTCTCGAAAAAGCCGTTGAGTTTCCCCATGCTAAAATCGAGTTTAAAAAGCTGCTGGCCCGTACCTATACGGCTCTCAATGAACCGGAACGTGCGGCTGACTTTTATCACAAATACCTTAAAAGCTCTGGATCCGATGCTATCGCCTGGAAAGAACTGGGTACGATATACTATTCCCGTAAAATGTATTCTCAGGCTATCAAACCACTGGACAGGGCTGTAGAGCTTCTGCCCGATGACTTCGAAAGTCTTTACATGCTGGGAATCTCGCTTGTGGAATCCGAGGAATACAGCAAAGCAATTTCACCTCTGGGCCGTGCAAGAGCCATCAAAAAAACCGATACCGGAATTCTTGAACTCACTGCACTGTGCTATAGAAAACTCAATCAGAATTCCTCTTTGATGGATTTTCTGAGAGAATGGATCAAGATCGATCCCAAACGGTATGACATCAAAATCGAACTTGGCTCTCTCATGCTGCAGGAGAAGAAAGTCAGTGATGCCATAAAGATGCTTAAAGAGGCTGCAAAATTTGTACCGTCAGATGTACGGCCACGTCTTCTGCTGGCAGAGGCTTATGAGGTATCAGGAAATGACAGTCTGAGGCTCTTTGAACTTAAAAACGCCCTGAAATTTGCTCCTCAGGAATGGGAAGCGCATTACCAGACCGGTCGATATTATATGTCAAAAGGAGCACATAGAGAAGCGGAACAGCATTTGGCAAGAGCGGTGGATCTGCATCAGGGACATGCAGGTGCAAGATTTGATTATGGCAGCCTTCTTCTTGAACTCGGAAAACCAGCTGCTTCACTTGCGCAGCTCAATTCCGCACTGGAAAAAGAACCGAATAATGCCAGATATCTTGCAACTGCCGCTTATGCACTCTGTCTGACAGGTAATCAGAAACGGGGGCTTCAGAACATCTCTGTTGCTCTGGGGAAGAGCACCTCTGATGCGCAGGTACTTTACTGGGCAGGACGGGTTTATTATCAGGTTGGGAAAAAAGAACAGGCTCGTCAGGGTTTTGACGATGCCCTCTCCATTGATCCCTCATTCGCTCCCTGTTTTGAGGCGCTTGGGGATATAAGCATGGAAGAACTGAAGTTTAAAGATGCAGCCAGGAACTATTTCCGTTCCTGGGAAAAAGGCGGGTACAATGAAAGGCGTGCTTTCAAGCTTGGAAGTGCGCTCACCTATGATAGAAAGTTTGTGGAAGCCAGAGATTTTTATGAAGCTGTTGTAAAGAGAAATCCCGGGTTCAGTGAAGCTGTTTACCGCCTGGTTGAGGTGCACTGTGAACTCAAAGAACTTGAAAAGGCCAGAGCACTTCTCAAGAATTTCAAAAAGGATGGATCGCCATGGATGCAACTGGCACAGGGAAAAATTTACGAGACGGAAAACAACACAGAAGCGGCGATGGTGGCTTATACCATTGCAGGGCGTATTGATCCTGAAAATCCGCATTACCTGGCCGGGTTGGGACATACTTACCTGAAGCAGAAGAAGACTCAGGAGGCAATCGAGGCGCTTTCCATGGCATCTGCTTCAGACCAGCTCAATATGCAGCTTTTGATTGATCTGGGCAGGGCTTTTCAGGGGAGCGGTGATTCGGAATCGGCTTTCCTGTATTATCAGGAAGTAGAAAAGAGATGCCCTGAGCATCCGGATGTTTACAAATTGATGGCGGACGTCAAATCAGAACAGAAAATGCATCGTGATGCCGCAAAGATCTGTGAACGCGGGCTGAAGTACCATCCCGATGATCCCGATTTGCTTTACAAACTGGGGCTGGAACTTGAACTGGCCGGGGAGTATGAATCTGCTGTAAAAGCTTTCCAGAATGCGCTGAAAAAAGGAAAAGGAGCACCAGTTGAGGCACTTCGCCATATCGGTAACATCTACTATGTAAAAATTGTCAACAGCAAAAAAGCCAGAGAGTTCTTCAAAAGATATGTCAAGGCCGGTGGAGAAAGCCCCGAAGTCTCAGAAGCGATGAAAAAACTGGAAGGAATTTAGAGGTATCCCCATTATAATAAAGGAGAGGAATCCGATCGCGAAAAAGCCTGATTCGCTGGAATCTCCTCTCCATTTTTTAATGCTGGAATCCGGTTCTGATGTTTTGAATAATTGTTGTATTATTTTAACGGAAATTGTTCAAGCCTGTCTGTATCTGTGCGATATTCGACTTCGTATTCTATACCACCTTCCGCATAGATCCCGCTGACAAGGCCAGTTGAATAATCGATAATTCCCTGAAAATCTCCGGCCACACCTTTTCCATAATTAATGAATGCCTCCATAGATGCCCGTGAGGGATCCTGGCCTGCTTCCAGTGGCACTTCAGGGATTATTCTGATTTTTATTTCCCGCAGAGGTCCTGATGTAAAAGAAAGTTCATAATTGATTTTGACAAGCCTGTTTTCTGTGTGGGTGTCAGGATCATCTCCCCGGATGCAGGTGTATCTGATGAGTTCGGACTTTGTGTTATCCCGTTTTTCAACCGAAAGGGTAACTGTGTCTTTCTGAGGGTTTACATATTCATTCCCGTACAGTACTTCCTGTATTTTCATCTGGTCAACCATTGAAATCCGCTTCAGGGAGAGTATCCGGTTGTCGGAAGTGCTTGAGAAGGTATTGTCCTGTCCGGCATCAAATCGCACGTAAAGTTCAGTACCTGAATTGTCTCTGGAATAGGACGCAAAGAGCGTTGACCGGGGAGAAGCCGTGGTTTTACTGAGATAAAGCATCCCGTCTCCATCACTGTCCCGGTATTCTTCATAGATGTCCATTCCGGAAAGGGTTGATTTCCGGCTCAGACTGATAAGTGAACTGTCGAATCTGTATGTGATTGGCGGGCTCCTCAGCACAAGTCTTATAGCAGGTTGTGAAGTCCGTCGTGTTATAAGGTAGATAACTGAGTCGGGAGTGTACTCGCTCAATGTAACCGTTACAGGGGAAACTTCGACAATTATAGGGTCAAATGGGCCTTTATCAATACCGATCGTATCGATCCTGGTCACAAGAACTGTGTCAAGAATAATAACTGTATCCACAAGGAAAATAGAGTCGTTATGCAGTCGCTCTGAAAAAACAAGAGAACTGTCAGGTGAGTTCTCCTGATGCTTAACAACGGTATCTGATTTGATAGATGTCTCTACGATTGTATCTACGATGTAAACAGTATCTATAGTGATCACGGTGTCTGTTCTGTACACTATAGTAAAGGAATCCTGGTCCTCTGCTGATATGGTTTTTTTTGCCAGTGATGGTGTTTCGGTCAGATCTGTGTGTATAAATCCGGGATCAAGCTGAGAGATGCCGTTAACCAGGTAAGATGAGGGCAGCCATTGATCAACAGTAAGAAGCGGCTCAAATGCTGACCTGGCACAGGTTGTCATTCCGGGATTGCCGGTTTCTGTACCTAAGGAACAGTTCAGAAAAAGCAGATAAGCTGCAGACAATACCGGCAGAAGCTTGACAGCAGCTTTAAGCATCAGGCATTCCTCCTGCTTTTAAAGTATGTTGAAACAGGGAAGAGCTGAAGGTTTAACTGAGCGACTTTTTCCGGATTTGTATCGGATTCTGCAAGTTCAAGCAGTTCTTTTCTAAGTGCCCGGAGTTTTTCTATTATTGCGGCGTAACTTTCTTCCGAAACACTTATTGTAACGCTTGTAATATCTCTTTTTTCTGCCGGGAACCTCTCTATTGATTCTGATGCGAGACGCATCATTGCTTTATGATAATTCGCTACTGCTACTGATCTTACCTGTGGACCTGTTGTCAGGGATGATGAGGTCTTTTCGTAGGAACCGTCTTTTTTCTGCCGCAGAAAATCAAGCTTCAGAAGAAGCTCTACCGACTTCTGTGCCTCCCTGGCGGTGATTGGTGGAGAGACCATCGAACCCAGTTTCCTGAAATCACCCCGGAAGTCGACTGCGGTTGCCAGTTCTCTGATAACCGGGTTGTACCATGATGTGTAGTACTCGTACTCTGATTCTTCCAGTTTGCGTGCATCGGTTTTTACCCGGTGCCTTAGAAGACGGGTGAGGTAAAGATTCTTCTCCTCCAGGGTCTTGCTTTGATTGAGAAAAACAAGGTTCTCAAAGTAATCGGCTTCACTTTTGTTCAGGTTGAATGCCTTGATTACCTTGAAAACACTCTCCTTTGTCAGATTTCTGTTTCCATCGATAACAAGCTTGAGGAAATTGGGAGATTTAAACCCTGCTTTTTGAGAAAAAAGCCGATACGAATAGAATGGATGTTCGAGCTTTTTTTTCTCAAACAGAAGGCGCAGGTATTCCCTGTAATCCATGTATTCGTAAATCGGCTTCATTCTCCCCCTGATATGCCTGTTTTAAACCGAGGATTCCGCCTTATAGATGGCGGAATCCTCCTGAAGCATCAGTTCCAGCAACTGAATGCTACCTGCCTTGAAGCGGTATACTGAAGGCTCTCTTCTGTCCATTTATGGACACATGCAGCATGTAGAACCCGCTTCGTATCCTCCTGCTGCCTTTGTCCAGATTCCATGAAAATATTGGCAGCTATCATACCTCTTGAGTCATCATCGAAGGTATGGTTGAACTGTATAGCGACTTTTCGGCTCTCAAGAGATTTCGCCGGAAAGAGGCGAAGGCTGTAATTACCATTTCCGCTGTACTGAAGAAGTGCGGGATCAAAGCGTCTGCCTACAATGTTATTGTATTGTGCTGATGCTGCAAAATTGCCCTGGATAAAGGCCTCGACCGGTTCCCCATCGATCCAGAGCCACATGCTGTCTGCAACGAAATCCTCGGGTAGACGGAAACTCAGTGTGGTCTCTATGCTGTCAAGGTTTTGACCATTGATACCATCCTGGTTGGCAAAATACTGATCCGGTCGCTGCACAAAAGTGATCAGAGTAACTGCGGTTCCGGAATTAACTCTGGTTTCAAGCAGCAGGCTGTCAACGTTGGTAGAGACAGAACATCCCCTGCGAACATCACTGGAATTAAAGTTGGCTAAATTAATCTGCCCGAAACATAGCCCGGTAAGAAAAAGGATCGCTATTTCTGAGTGCATTTTGAACTTCATAATAACTCTCCCTCATTATTTTAAGAGAGCGGAAAATTTGTGCCCTCAATGAAGAATATAGCCATAAATTTGAAGAAGTGTCAATCAGATGCAGAATTAAACGTATTCTGAAGAATACAGTTAAAAAATTGAAAAAAGCATAACATCATGAATTATAAGGAAAAAGTGATAACAAATACAGATGCAATTGTGATAATTGTATTACTGGGGAATCGTGATTTATGACGTTAAATCTTGAGTTTATCTCCGGGGTAAAATCGTGACTTGAGGTGTTAAATCATGAAATCAATTCATGGTTAAATAATCACTTCCTGTGGAAGGTACTTCTATATTAGTAGTTGTTTTGAAGCAAACCATAAAACAGTTTCTTAAGATATCTTTTTACCGGGAGAAAAACTCTGTCTACCTGTTTGAATTGTTCCGATCTGCATGTAACCTTTAAGCTGGAGGGCTGCACCGCAGAGGCTGTGCGGGGAGTCAGCTTTGAGATAGAGGATAAAAGCACACTGGGAATAGTGGGGGAGTCCGGATGCGGCAAGACTATGACTGCTCTCTCTATTATGCGTCTTATTCCTGAACCGCCAGGCAGAATTACCAAAGGAAGCATAACTTTTGAGGGCAAAGACCTTCTGAAGATCCCCGAGAGGGAGATCCGGCAGATCCGGGGCGGCAGGATTTCCATGATCTTCCAGGATCCCATGTCATCCCTTAACCCGGTCTACACATGCGGTTATCAGATCATGGAAGCTATCCGTGAGCATCTCTCTTTGCCATCATCAGAGGCTGGTGAACTGGCATCTAAGGTACTTTACGAAGTAGGAATCCCCGATCCATCACGTACCATGTCCAGTTTCCCTCATCAGTTAAGCGGAGGAATGCGACAGAGGGTAATGATAGCGATGACGCTTGCCTGTTCTCCAAGGCTTCTTATTGCAGAT
This genomic interval carries:
- a CDS encoding tetratricopeptide repeat protein, whose amino-acid sequence is MRWLKPFCLMIMVFSVAVAKNAPEPQISIVITKPVDAAMADDPQSRWGVALIDRFVRFRLEPLKGIKVISEEQMGKWIPSMGRIEGVVSDAQYESVAEKGRATHFLNQKFEYSQREKTLFYYVEVVRRSDRQVVASSDRSIPAEKIYSGIDSSLVSVLNHLKVERSQQVNRFFQIPVVGKNFKLIKQLGDVLLKEKSGSSPGDAVLGKEYEKIIQKDPLMLLANYSCGQAFFRAGKYDKSAKYLKELLDLIPMHSDLFLMLTKSYRLSGRYEDALNVIAGYERNQKLDVEFLVERALAYEGAGHDSYAFKVHTQVLALNPKQSQSLHFMARQKNKASRFKEAFEYANKMVVSDPGNGYGYFERGKSFLGGKQEQKALADLEKAAKMLPDDASVQELLADLYLKKQLYKEAVTHFRNALRTNQNDLELYLKTATALESNKNVTEALNLLTGISVKFSGNAMLYKATGLLQFKTGNLNDAIVNLEKYVKAYPNDGEVFRTLGNIYSLKSDFSRAVDAYKMAMPLLKEKNVCRMPIAEIYIQQKNYSAARKMLNEILAEKPGKGAHLMMGEVLTHQGELKSALSHLEKERSLHGNSVVVQEKIAQLYFKQNFQFPAKTEFTKLINLSPSHPTAYYYLAVLSLREKNRATAENFLKKAAALGPGDAAIYEQIGDAYLKMGVGNKAVESFEKALSFNGKNVEILLKLTSVYEKEDNDSMAAESCIRLFNVDNTKHSGYLAQAGHLFRKIKMDKKAADAYSLFLSRGFKDFNVNSNYAMIMYESKDYKKVISLLKMAGISMLQNGNVLMILADSYCKEGRYEDAIPLLSKLLASGQESREVMELSAVAYEKTGDTLSAISFYERFLRFPLQDKDAGILYHLGELYESKKMDSKAIARYEANIKEIPDDLRNHWQLGNLYISSKQWEKARIILEKAVEFPHAKIEFKKLLARTYTALNEPERAADFYHKYLKSSGSDAIAWKELGTIYYSRKMYSQAIKPLDRAVELLPDDFESLYMLGISLVESEEYSKAISPLGRARAIKKTDTGILELTALCYRKLNQNSSLMDFLREWIKIDPKRYDIKIELGSLMLQEKKVSDAIKMLKEAAKFVPSDVRPRLLLAEAYEVSGNDSLRLFELKNALKFAPQEWEAHYQTGRYYMSKGAHREAEQHLARAVDLHQGHAGARFDYGSLLLELGKPAASLAQLNSALEKEPNNARYLATAAYALCLTGNQKRGLQNISVALGKSTSDAQVLYWAGRVYYQVGKKEQARQGFDDALSIDPSFAPCFEALGDISMEELKFKDAARNYFRSWEKGGYNERRAFKLGSALTYDRKFVEARDFYEAVVKRNPGFSEAVYRLVEVHCELKELEKARALLKNFKKDGSPWMQLAQGKIYETENNTEAAMVAYTIAGRIDPENPHYLAGLGHTYLKQKKTQEAIEALSMASASDQLNMQLLIDLGRAFQGSGDSESAFLYYQEVEKRCPEHPDVYKLMADVKSEQKMHRDAAKICERGLKYHPDDPDLLYKLGLELELAGEYESAVKAFQNALKKGKGAPVEALRHIGNIYYVKIVNSKKAREFFKRYVKAGGESPEVSEAMKKLEGI
- a CDS encoding TIGR02147 family protein — translated: MKPIYEYMDYREYLRLLFEKKKLEHPFYSYRLFSQKAGFKSPNFLKLVIDGNRNLTKESVFKVIKAFNLNKSEADYFENLVFLNQSKTLEEKNLYLTRLLRHRVKTDARKLEESEYEYYTSWYNPVIRELATAVDFRGDFRKLGSMVSPPITAREAQKSVELLLKLDFLRQKKDGSYEKTSSSLTTGPQVRSVAVANYHKAMMRLASESIERFPAEKRDITSVTISVSEESYAAIIEKLRALRKELLELAESDTNPEKVAQLNLQLFPVSTYFKSRRNA